The Limanda limanda chromosome 20, fLimLim1.1, whole genome shotgun sequence genome has a segment encoding these proteins:
- the LOC133027289 gene encoding cyclic nucleotide-gated cation channel beta-3-like: MLSRLKRLVGAPEPPPAPAADPPPASDPPAKAAAAPAPAPSAAPAAAAPPVDPANPEGPEGEQPAPPPPPVVYFRYTDDTLRELIKRLKERTAMLREKAIDPYATSPEITPPVTPIMKKEDYIRLKEEERIAKEEAVKKKAEEAIKKAEEKKKKDEEKRLEAEKKAEEERLAEEAMKKVKFLPEISCSCFDVLIQPIEELMDSTIGTTIDPFTDRRYIAWLTVVAVAYNYNLWFCSARLAFPFHNATANPFWIIFDFLSDLVNVIDIVIWQPRLQFVKGGDIVKDRAMTKVHYRKSQRFKIDIFSIVPFDILCLHFQFSTIYRLNRWIRIDSFFEFSDRLESIMSKAYIWRVARTTGYLLFVLHLNACLFYVASVHQGLASTTWVYDGKGTAYLRCYYFAVRSLINIGGLPEPVTIFEIMFQMTNFFFGVFVFSSLIGQMRDVIGAATAGQTYFRASMDGCVEYMNTYRISKLVQNRVRTWYNYTWAEQGMLDESELLDKMPLVMRVAIAVDINLATFQKIALFQGCDQQMLVDMLLRLKSIVYLPGDFVVKKGDIGKEMYIIKGGAVQVVGGPDNSIVFVTLKAGCVFGEISLLQSAKDGGNRRTANVKAHGFANLFVLEKKDLFDILVHYPESQKVLARKGRQLLKAKGPAAAKTVEEKKKGMTLFGTKPQTPKMMRAFAEMRKGGFLERLKKAAAEAN; encoded by the exons ATGCTCAGCAGGTTGAAAAGGCTTGTAggggctccagagcccccccctGCCCCGGCTGCAGACCCTCCTCCGGCCTCAGATCCACCAGCTAAG gccgctgctgctcctgctcctgctccttccgctgctcctgctgctgctgctcctcctgtcgATCCTGCCAATCCAGAGGGTCCTGAAGG agaacaacctgcacctcctccaccacctgtTGTCTACTTCCGCTACACAGATGATACACTCAGAGAGTTGATCAAAAGGTTAAAAGAACGGACAGCGATGCTGAGAGAGAAAGCCATAGATCCTTACGCCACTTCTCCAGAAATCACCCCACCTGTCA CACCTATCATGAAGAAGGAGGACTACATCAggttgaaggaggaggagcggatAGCGAAAGAGGAAGCGGTTAAAAAGAAGGCAGAGGAGGCCATTAAAAaggcggaggagaagaagaagaaggatgaggagaagaggctgGAGGCTGAGAAgaaagcggaggaggagaggctggcGGAAGAGGCCATGAAGAAAGTAAAGTTCCTCCCGGAAATCAGCTGCTCCTGCTTTGATGTCCTCATTCAGCCGATCGAGGAACTGATGGACTCGACCATTGGAACCACCATAGATCCTTTCACAG ATCGCCGCTACATCGCCTGGTTGACTGTGGTTGCCGTGGCGTACAACTACAACCTTTGGTTTTGCTCGGCCCGTTTGGCGTTCCCTTTCCATAACGCAACTGCTAACCCCTTCTGGATAATTTTTGATTTTCTCAGTGACTTAGTGAATGTGATTGACATCGTCATTTGGCAGCCCCGCCTTCAGTTTGTGAAAGGCGGCGACATCGTA AAAGATCGAGCTATGACAAAGGTTCACTATCGAAAATCACAACGATTTAAG attgATATATTCAGCATCGTCCCCTTCGACATTCTCTGTCTGCACTTTCAATTCTCCACCATCTACAGACTCAATCGGTGGATAAGG ATTGACTCGTTTTTTGAATTCAGCGATCGACTTGAGAGCATCATGTCCAAGGCTTACATCTGGAG AGTGGCTCGCACCACAGGCTACCTGCTTTTCGTGCTCCATCTCAACGCCTGCCTGTTCTACGTCGCCTCGGTTCACCAGGGCCTCGCATCAACCACGTGGGTTTATGACGGAAAGGGCACGGC GTACCTGCGGTGTTATTACTTCGCCGTCCGCAGTCTGATCAACATCGGGGGTCTTCCAGAGCCGGTGACCATCTTTGAGATCATGTTTCAGATGACAAACTTCTTCTTTGGTGTCTTTGTGTTCTCGAGTTTAATTGGACAG ATGAGGGATGTCATCGGAGCAGCCACAGCAGGACAGACATATTTCCGGGCATCGATGGACGGCTGTGTTGAGTACATGAACACTTATAGGATCTCCAAGCTCGTCCAGAACAGAGTCCGTACCTGGTACAACTACACGTGGGCCGAACAGGGCATGCTGG aTGAGTCCGAGCTTCTGGACAAGATGCCTCTGGTGATGAGAGTAGCCATCGCCGTGGATATCAACCTGGCCACTTTTCAGAAGATCGCACTGTTTCAG GGCTGCGACCAACAGATGCTTGTGGACATGTTGCTGAGGCTCAAATCAATCGTCTACCTACCTGGAGACTTTGTGGTGAAGAAA GGGGACATCGGTAAAGAGATGTACATCATCAAAGGTGGAGCGGTGCAGGTTGTGGGAGGACCTGACAACAGCATTGTGTTTGTCACACTGAAGGCCGGCTGTGTGTTTGGAGAAATCAG TTTACTGCAGTCTGCTAAGGACGGAGGAAACAGGCGCACAGCTAACGTCAAAGCACACGGCTTCGCCAACCTCTTTGTCCTGGAGAAGAAGGACCTGTTTGACATCCTCGTCCACTACCCCGAGTCTCAGAAAGTGCTGGCCAGGAAGGGAAG GCAACTGCTCAAAGCCAAAGGTCCTGCAGCTGCTAAAACCgttgaggagaagaagaaaggtaTGACTCTGTTTGGAACCAAACCGCAAACACCCAAAATGATGAGAGCATTTGCCGAAATGCGCAAAGGAGGCTTCTTGGAAAGACTCAAG AAAGCTGCAGCAGAGGCAAATTGA
- the nsmaf gene encoding protein FAN has translation MASLKTQERTKERFSLLLLDLEEFYFEQHIAYHVTNLSKKERKSRGSFKVCSRSIIFDPEDLTEPILKIPLRDCKKIEFVQKENNPFNEPRPSAISVSCGQVIYIKESNVISPYRNERGLKKINFQLEVWNKTEDVVQTLLQLHRASCLDKLGDQTAMIAANLQSRLARSSFDKNCFQNVAEMPHMECEVEMVTPLVSNPGHVCITDENLYFQPLNGFPKHVIQIKLHRIRRIYKRRHCLRPLGLEVFCTENDFCSDIYLKFYLTTDRDEIYYYIATFLENHMTEHTAESYMLQWQRGHLSNYQYLLHLNNLADRSCNDLSQYPIFPWVIADYTSPQLDMKNSATFRDLSKPVGALNKERLDRLLARFRGMPEPRFMYGSHYSSPGYVLFYLARVAPEHMLCLQNGRYDHADRMFNSIGETWRNCLEGATDFKELIPEFYGDDCSFLENKLSLDLGRKQNGSLVGDVALPSWALDAGDFLQKHRTALESQYVSENLHEWIDLVFGFRQRGGEAVAAHNVFHPLTYEGCLDCDSIQDPDERIAMLTQILEFGQTPTQLFSSPHPQRITPRFHNITRSSSLTSPVSELSPSSQSEDSSFEDLTEESRKMAWTSMGTLTQVSSHKIHKEAVTGIAVTRDGAAIFSTSQDSSLKMFSKELKEFQRSMSFSNMALSSCLMLADGKTVACSSWDNNVYFYSIPYGRRQDTLMGHDDAVSEMCWYDDRLYTASWDSTVKVWQCVCDGSSSNKRSQFELLAELEHDTGVNAAGLNPAGTLLVTGCKDGAVTIWDTSSYETLQQIHCHTGTIHHAAFSPDSRHILSIGADSCMKVIDVQTGMVISSVKAEEEQRCFCWDGNSVLCGGQSGDLLLWDLLSNTVTKRIAAHSGAVTAMWMNDMCSTVITGGEDRQMIFWKLQS, from the exons aTGGCTTCTCTGAAGACGCAAGAACGGACCAAAGAGAG GTTTTCTCTCTTGTTGCTGGATTTGGaggagttttattttgaacagcACATTGCTTACCACGTGACAAACCTTTCAAAAAAGGAGAG AAAAAGCAGAGGCTCATTTAAAGTGTGTTCCAGATCAATCATATTTGATCCTGAGGATCTCACCGAGCCAATTCTAAAG ATTCCTCTTCGAGACTGTAAGAAGATTGAGTTTGTGCAGAAAGAGAACAACCCTTTCAATGA ACCTCGACCATCAGCCATCTCTGTTTCATGTGGACAG GTTATTTACATCAAAGAAAGCAACGTAATCTCCCCTTACAGAAATGAGAGG GGattaaagaaaattaattttcaactgGAGGTTTGGAATAAAACTGAAGACGTTGTGCAAACGTTACTTCAG CTTCACAGAGCATCGTGTCTGGACAAGCTCGGAGACCAGACTGCAATG attGCTGCTAATTTACAGTCACGACTGGCGAGATCTTCGTTTGACAAAAACTG CTTTCAGAACGTGGCCGAGATGCCTCACATGGAGTGTGAGGTGGAGATGGTCACGCCTCTGGTGTCAAACCCCGGTCACGTCTGCATCACGGATGAAAACCTTTACTTCCAGCCGCTGAACGGATTTCCG AAACACGTGATTCAAATCAAACTCCACAGAATCAGGAGAATCTACAAAAGACGACATTGCCTCAGACCACTG GGTCTGGAGGTGTTCTGCACTGAGAACGACTTCTGCTCTGACATCTACCTGAAGTTTTACCTTACCACTGACAGAGATGAAATCTACTACTACATCGCCACTTTCCTGG AGAACCACATGACGGAGCACACAGCAGAGAGCTACATGCTGCAGTGGCAGCGAGGTCATCTCAGTAACTACCAGTATCTCCTCCACCTCAACAACCTGGCGGACCGCAGCTGCAACGACCTCTCCCAGTATCCCATCTTCCCCTGGGTCATCGCCGACTACACCAGCCCACAGCTAG acatgaAGAACTCCGCCACATTCAGAGACCTGAGCAAACCGGTGGGAGCTCTGAACAAAGAGCGGCTGGACCGCCTGCTG GCTCGCTTCAGAGGCATGCCTGAACCCCGCTTCATGTACGGCAGTCACTACTCATCTCCAGGCTACGTCCTCTTCTACCTGGCCAGAGTTG ctccagagcaCATGCTGTGTCTCCAGAACGGTCGCTACGACCACGCAGATCGCATGTTTAACAG CATCGGTGAAACATGGAGAAACTGCTTAGAGGGAGCAACTGACTTCAAAGAG CTGATTCCAGAGTTTTACGGGGACGACTGCAGCTTCCTGGAAAACAAACTGAGTCTGGATCTGGGCAGGAAGCAGAATGGAAGCTTAGTCGGGGATGTCGCTCTCCCATCGTGGGCCTTAG ATGCTGGTGATTTTCTCCAGAAGCACAGGACGGCACTGGAAAGTCAGTACGTGTCAGAGAACCTTCACGAGTGGATTGACCTGGTGTTTGGCTTCAGACAGAGAGGCGGCGAAGCTGTGGCAGCTCACAATG TATTTCACCCTCTGACCTACGAAGGCTGCCTCGACTGTGACAG CATCCAAGACCCCGACGAGAGGATCGCCATGCTGACACAGATCCTGGAGTTTGGTCAGACGCCCACGCAGCTGTTCAGCAGCCCCCACCCTCAGAGGATCACGCCACGGTTTCACAACATCACCCGGAGCTCCAGCCTCACCTCACCAGTCAGTGAACTGTCTCCAT cctCTCAGAGCGAGGACTCATCCTTCGAGGACCTGACTGAGGAGAGCAGGAAGATGGCCTGGACAAGCATGGGCACCCTTACCCAGGTCTCCAGCCACAAGATCCATAAAGA GGCTGTGACGGGCATTGCAGTGACCCGAGACGGAGCAGCAATTTTCTCCACATCCCAAG ACTCATCACTGAAGATGTTTTCCAAAGAGCTGAAGGAGTTCCAGAGAAGCATGTCCTTCTCAAACATG GCCTTGTCGTCATGTTTGATGCTGGCAGACGGTAAAACTGTGGCCTGCTCTTCATGGGACAACAATGT GTATTTCTACTCCATCCCGTACGGCAGGCGGCAGGACACACTGATGGGTCATGATGACGCGGTCAGTGAGATGTGTTGGTATGACGACCGACTGTACACGGCGTCTTGGGATTCCACTGTCAAG GtttggcagtgtgtgtgtgatggctcCTCCAGCAACAAGAGATCCCAGTTTGAGCTGCTGGCTGAGCTGGAACATGATACTGGG GTGAACGCCGCAGGTCTGAATCCAGCGGGGACTCTGTTGGTGACGGGCTGTAAAGACGGAGCCGTGACCATCTGGGACACAAGCAGCTACGAAACACTGCAGCAAATCCACTGTCACACGGGAACCATCCACCACGCGGCCTTCAGTCCTG ACAGTCGACACATCCTCAGCATCGGAGCCGACTCCTGTATGAAGGTTATCGATGTCCAGACGGGGATGGTGATCTCATCGgtgaaagcagaggaggagcagag GTGTTTCTGCTGGGACGGGAACTCAGTGCTGTGCGGGgggcagtcaggtgacctgctGCTGTGGGACCTGCTCAGCAACACAGTCACCAAGAGGATCGCCGCACACTCAG GTGCTGTCACGGCGATGTGGATGAACGATATGTGCAGCACGGTGATCACAGGGGGGGAGGACAGACAGATGATCTTCTGGAAGCTCCAGAGTTAA
- the LOC133027288 gene encoding cyclic nucleotide-gated cation channel beta-3-like, translating into MLGSEEPVTFINQTAPAATAPPADPAKTEGPEGEQAEPPPPPVVYSHYTDDTLRDLIKRLKERTEMLREKAIDPYATSPEITPPVTPIMKKEDYIRLKEEEQIAKEEADKKKAEEAIKKAEEKKKKDEEKRLEAEKKAEEEWLAEEAMKKARFLPEISCSCFDVLIQPIEELMDSTIGTTIDPFTDRRYIAWLTVVAVAYNYNLWFCSSRLAFPFHNATANPFWIVFDALSDLVNVIDIIIWQPRLQFMKGGDIIKDRAMTKVHYRKSQRFKIDIFSIVPFDILCLHFQFSTIYRLNRWIRIDSFFEFSDRLESIMSKAYIWRVARTTCYLLFMLHLNACVFYVVSVHQGLASTAWVYDGKGTAYLRCYYFAVRSLINIGGLPEPGTIFEIVFQMTNFFIGVFVYSSLIGQMRDVIGAATAGQTYFRASRDGCVEYMNTYRISNVVQNRVRTWYNYTWAEQGMLDESELLDKMPLVMRVAVAVDINLATFQKIALFQGCDQQMLVDMLLRLKSILYLPGDFVVQKGDIGKEMYIIKGGAVQVVGGPDNSIVFVTLKAGCVFGEISLLQSAKDGGNRRTANVKAHGFANLFVLEKKDLFDILVHYPESQKVLARKGRQLLKAKGPAAAKTAQERKKGHTLFGTRPQTPKLVRLFNDMRKAGFFGGLKKAAAGAN; encoded by the exons ATGCTGGGGTCTGAGGAACCAGTAACCTTCATTAATCAAA ctgctcctgctgctacTGCTCCTCCTGCCGATCCTGCCAAAACAGAGGGTCCTGAAGG aGAACAAGctgaacctcctcctccacctgttgTCTACTCCCACTACACAGATGATACACTCAGAGATTTGATCAAAAGGTTAAAAGAACGGACAGAGATGCTGAGAGAGAAAGCCATAGATCCTTACGCCACTTCTCCAGAAATCACCCCACCTGTCA CACCCATCATGAAGAAGGAGGACTACATCAggttgaaggaggaggagcagatagCGAAAGAGGAAGCGGACAAAAAGAAGGCAGAGGAGGCCATTAAAAaggcggaggagaagaagaagaaggacgaaGAGAAGAGGCTGGAAGCTGAGAAGAAAGCGGAGGAGGAGTGGCTGGCGGAAGAGGCCATGAAGAAAGCCAGGTTCCTTCCGGAAATCAGCTGCTCCTGCTTTGACGTCCTCATTCAGCCGATCGAGGAACTGATGGACTCGACCATTGGAACCACCATAGATCCTTTCACAG ATCGCCGCTACATCGCCTGGTTGACTGTGGTTGCCGTGGCGTACAACTACAACCTTTGGTTTTGCTCGTCCCGGTTGGCGTTCCCTTTCCATAACGCAACTGCTAACCCCTTCTGGATAGTTTTTGATGCTCTCAGTGACTTAGTGAATGTGATTGACATCATCATTTGGCAGCCCCGCCTTCAGTTTATGAAAGGCGGCGACATCATA AAAGACCGAGCTATGACAAAGGTTCACTATCGAAAATCACAACGATTTAAG attgATATATTCAGCATCGTCCCCTTCGACATTCTCTGCCTGCACTTTCAATTCTCCACCATCTACAGACTCAATCGGTGGATAAGG ATTGACTCATTTTTTGAATTCAGCGATCGACTTGAGAGCATCATGTCCAAGGCTTACATCTGGAG AGTGGCTCGCACCACATGCTACCTGCTCTTCATGCTCCATCTCAATGCCTGCGTGTTCTACGTCGTCTCAGTTCACCAGGGCCTTGCCTCAACCGCGTGGGTTTATGACGGAAAGGGCACGGC GTACCTGCGGTGTTACTACTTCGCCGTCCGCAGTCTGATCAACATCGGGGGTCTTCCAGAGCCAGGGACCATCTTTGAGATCGTGTTTCAGATGACAAACTTCTTCATTGGTGTCTTTGTGTACTCAAGTTTGATTGGACAG ATGAGGGATGTCATCGGAGCAGCCACAGCAGGACAGACATATTTCCGGGCATCGAGGGACGGCTGTGTTGAGTACATGAACACTTATAGGATCTCCAATGTCGTCCAGAACAGAGTCCGCACCTGGTACAACTACACGTGGGCCGAACAGGGCATGCTGG aTGAGTCCGAGCTTCTGGACAAGATGCCTCTGGTGATGAGAGTCGCCGTCGCTGTGGATATCAACCTGGCCACTTTTCAGAAGATCGCACTGTTTCAG GGCTGCGACCAGCAGATGCTGGTGGACATGTTGCTGAGGCTCAAGTCAATACTTTACCTACCTGGAGACTTTGTGGTGCAGAAA GGGGACATCGGTAAAGAGATGTACATCATTAAAGGTGGAGCAGTGCAGGTTGTGGGAGGACCTGACAACAGCATTGTGTTTGTCACACTGAAGGCCGGCTGCGTGTTTGGAGAAATCAG TTTACTGCAGTCTGCTAAGGACGGAGGAAACAGGCGCACAGCTAACGTCAAAGCACACGGCTTCGCCAACCTCTTTGTCCTGGAGAAGAAGGACCTGTTTGACATCCTCGTCCACTACCCCGAGTCTCAGAAAGTGCTGGCCAGGAAGGGAAG GCAACTGCTCAAAGCCAAAGGTCCTGCAGCTGCTAAAACCGcccaggagaggaagaaaggtcATACTCTGTTTGGAACCAGACCGCAAACGCCCAAGTTGGTGAGACTGTTCAACGACATGCGCAAAGCAGGCTTCTTTGGAGGTCTCAAG AAAGCTGCAGCAGGGGCAAATTGA